The following are from one region of the Passer domesticus isolate bPasDom1 chromosome 26 unlocalized genomic scaffold, bPasDom1.hap1 SUPER_26_unloc_1, whole genome shotgun sequence genome:
- the LOC135291665 gene encoding uncharacterized protein LOC135291665 has translation MEPLELSPALLQPQVTVVAIVGELLATAPSRDEEMLLSMSARCLYWDLVDFTRELRENLSSTGGIWWRSLLFYSGNCSYTSLSRALAVYKSTPRPPWDSVTSVVGSWKWSVSGLLDRWAQLARKATQLRNTCREVATKADDMATIIQARRLQDKAAHYGSAQKNVVELGLALGRQEGAKVVARHEAWVRREPRVAASWAITATMLRQWLEAALGLLERLVAACHEATAFPRELQWRLRDIEASVKGTNEASPAVPEDLVAKVAEAERLWEASHHLAKDHLLGTLQDIIDFYFDGDPTSPTGVAERCQRAIEDIPRLLRPLERPQGVPKVSPVSMELQELSPALLQPQVTVVATVGMLLATLPRRDEMKVMSALHLYWDLVDLTKELWVTLYRIDDTWWHHYVTSHDDDPVTSLVILSPGPGCQ, from the exons ATGGAGCCTCTCGAG ctgtccccggccctgctgcagccacaggtcaCGGTGGTGGCCATcgtgggagagctgctggccaccGCGCCCAGTCGGGATGAGGAGATGCTGCTGTCCATGTCGGCAAGGTGCCTGTACTGGGACCTGGTGGACTTCACCAGGGAGCTCCGGGAAAACCTGTCCAGCACTGGTGGCATCTGGTGGCGCAGCCTTCTCTTCTACTCTGGTAACTGTTCTTACACCTCCCTGAGCCGGGCCCTGGCTGTCTACAAGAGCACCCCACGCCCCCCCTGGGACAGTGTGACATCGGTGGTCGGCAGTTGGAAGTGGTCGGTGTCTGGGCTTCTGGACAGGTGGGCCCAGCTGGCCAGGAAAGCCACCCAACTCCGCAACACCTGCAGGGAGGTGGCCACCAAGGCAGACGACATGGCAACCATTATCCAGGCCCGGCGCCTGCAGGACAAGGCTGCCCATTATGGGTCAGCTCAGAAAAACGTGGTGGAGCTGGGtctggccctgggcaggcaggagggggccAAGGTGGTGGCCAGGCATGAAGCCTGGGTGAGGAGAGAGCCCAGGgtagctgccagctgggcaatAACGGCCACCATGTTGAGACAGTGGCTGGAGgcggccctggggctgctggagcgctTGGTGGCCGCGTGTCACGAAGCCACCGCCttcccccgggagctgcagtgGCGGCTCAGGGACATTGAGGCCTCTGTGAAGGGGACAAATGAGGcatcccctgctgtccctgaggaCTTGGTGGCCAAGGTGGCCGAGGCCGAGCGGCTGTGGGAGGCCAGCCACCACCTGGCCAAGgatcacctgctggggacacttcaAGACATCATCGACTTCTATTTTGATGGTGATCCCACCAGCCCCACTGGGGTGGCCGAGCGGTGCCAAAGAGCCATTGAGGACATCCCAAGGCTCCTTCGACCCCTGGAgcgtccccaaggtgtccccaaggtgtccccagtgaGCATGGAACTCCAAGAG ctgtccccggccctgctgcagccacaggtcaCTGTGGTGGCCACCGTGGGCATGCtgctggccaccctgcccaggcGGGACGAGATGAAGGTCATGTCCGCATTGCACCTGTACTGGGACCTGGTGGACCTCACCAAGGAGCTCTGGGTCACCCTGTACCGCATTGATGACACATGGTGGCACCACTATGTCACCTCCCATGATGATGATCCTGTCACCTCATTGGTGATCCTGTCACCAGGCCCTGGCTGCCAATGA